The DNA window CTTAGTTAGTTTACGACTTTGCGTAGTAAACGAGCTTTCCTTGTACTGATCAAAAAGAgatttttgacttgactttccctattttttaaaaacaaagtaacAAACTATAGTGAGCATAAGTGATGCagataatgaatgaatatgtAAAAcactcaatttaaaataaaaatgactacATTGTCAActtaccgtgtttttccatgcataatgcgcccccgtgcataatacgcaccctaaaaatggcatgtcgatgctggaaaaaagcctgtacccatgtatagtacgcacccaaattttgactcttacttaagtctgtaaacgtaaaattatttcagaaaaaagatcatctttgggaacaaccggatgttattctgccggtcagtatcactgcgcgtgcggtagcaaactcgatagcgaagaaatgtttcggatttgtgtagggtacattgtgacagcaaacgagcaggtgatcgagcaagtgtctgatacgagagcattgtgttcgtatggagcgtgtttgaagtgaacagcagagaagaaaggaacaaggcaaagtgttgtgaaataaaatattacctgtaatacgcattttgttatttgctgattgaaactgctaattaaactgtgaattgaaactaataggtagagaactgaactctcgctctttatatagctaacgtgtcttgcgcatccggtctgcgcatactgtcatggcggcctccgtatgatatccggtctgcgatggagattaaaaaacaaacaatatttgacaataacacaccatcaaggattgcaccatcgcatcaaacgatgtgtcgtcaattatgaattttactgactaagtgtgttgggcaggatggctgaatgcgatgcgcgattgacaacaaacaagaagaaaggtgtgatttcaagttttatttcgagggagattttcttcaaaaattgttgtacccatgcataatgcacaccccagattttaggacaataaattagttaaattttgcgcattatgcatggtaAAACACGGTAATCAATACATAATAATATGGTATTGGTGCTGGGAAATTAATCAAAATCTAATTGTGATTTCAGTTTTGCTTTGGACATCATACAATAATTCTAATCATAAAAACATTCtaatcaaagaaaaacaatacatGTGCCACAGTGTGGATTTTAAAGTTCCTGCACTGTGAAAGCACCCTGAATGCACCATGTTGCTCGAGCAGCAAGCGTGCGATGTGTGTTATTCCGCATGTTTCACCATACACAACGTAATATTGCATCCAAAGGATGAAATCAACATTCACGGCCAATCAACATTCACTGGGCCGTGAGGTCACGTGTTGTCGAGTAGCATTGATCTGAGAGCTGTGGAGATAAAGCTGCAGGGGTGAAACTAAATCCCTCAAAAGTGCACAGTGTTGGATAACAAATCCTTTGGGGTTGCTAATGTGAttgcgtgtgcatgtgatataagaatacattttaatcatttatgATGCtctacttatttatttttttgataataacaataatacatATTTTGTTTCTAATTGCTTTTGAGTAGTGTTTCAAGGTCAAAAAGAAGGACTTATTTTTAGACGTGAATTGTTTGGGTTTGACCAGCGTTCTGTTGCTAATACGTTAACGCACGCTGTACGGAAACTGAATGTGAAATAACAAGTATCAAAaatcttttgaaaaattacaaaaaaaatcgcaACTTAAATCCACAAAATTTGAGAACGGTCCGTTGATGTTTTGTGCTCAATGTTAATATTCTTTTAGTATAAACTGTAGTTCATGTATCCGCTAATTTTATACTCCAACCTATGAATAGTTTgaacattcacaaaaaaaaaaaaaacaatgaaattgGCTGAGATGGACtaataaacattttgagtTGTTCAATATGTGTATAATCAAATTTAAAGCTAGGTGGGACAGAGAACAAAAAAGCAAGTGGCACAGATTCGGTGGAATTGGCCagacaatataaaaatataaaatagcgTAACacaatatatgtatgtatgaataTATTGTATGTACATTTCTATATTGATTAAAGCAATTCAGATGTGCTCTATCAGAACTCTGTATCAGCACCATACTTAGAATCAAAGACTTGGACTTGGTGCCACAAAACTGTGTGATTGAACATCCTTAAAATATCGTTTTTCTAGAAAACAAAACCCTGAATAATCTATTATTCTGAAATgcttatatttttatttttaaaaaatatacattatttGTTGTGCAGCATGGTGGTACACTGcttagcatgtccgcctcacagttcagagggtgcgggtttgattcctcccccagccctccctgtgtggagtttgcatgttttccccgTGCCTGAGTGGGTTTTTTCCAGGTcttccagtttcctcccacatcccaaaaacatgcctgataggccgattgagcactccaaattgcccctaagtgtgagtgcagatggttgttcgtctctctgtgccctgcgattggctggcaaccagttcagggtgtcccctgcctactgcccgatgacagctgggataggctccagcatgcccgcgacccctgtggggactagcggtacagataatggatggatggacattttAACTTACATAGTGCTGTTTTACTGTGCACTAGTGATGATTTTAAACTATTCATAACATGTTTTgacattattataatttttaatGGAAATTGCTTGACAATATTTTACATCCTCATTATGAAACAGATATTCTGGATctatattttctttccttaaTCACATTTTGAGCTGTGCATCTTTTACAAAACGTATgtatgaaacaaacaaatgaattgaATGACTTGATTTGAGCTCTTCTTGGATGTTGTGACTGACTTGTGCAAAAGTccctaatgttgtggccatTTTACtgcatcgcaaagagccattACATTCTTTTATGGATTTCCGCTCAAGTGTAGCCCCGTGGTGATGATGTCTGCATCCCACTCACACTCGTGTGTTTCATGCATCATCACAATCACTTCCCAGCATCAGCCTGCGTGTACAAAGGCGCCAATCAGGATCAGGGCGTGGGCCTCCACAGCACCGCAAGGCCACAGCAGGCAACAACACCACACTAGAAAGCATATCCACCACCTCTAACATACAAAATGCGCCATTTTACCGCATGTTGCATTGGATTGACGCGCAAGCCTGCAGGCAGAAAacttcccctccctccccccgcGCCACGCAGCATCCAGCGCAATTTCTTACCTGCAGCCCGGGGGAGAGAGGGAGTGGAACGTGTTGAGGGAGAACATCTCAGCCCGGTCCGCCATCTTCTCTGACTCGAGAGCCCACTATATCGTGGAGACGATAACGGAAGGGAAACGGCAGTCCATCCACGGCAAGGGCGTTCGTAGGGGCTTTATTTCTCCTttttgccccccaccccaccccactcTCTCCGTCTTGTTCAGTCGTGGATGTTGCGCGTGCAGCAGGAGACGAGCATCCACGCAGAgggcagggagggaggaaggggagCTCCGTCTCGGTTTAAATAATCTGCATGGGAACAAAGGACAGTATTCCGAATTATGATCCAATATGTCAGACAAGGTGTCTCCGCTGTGTGGCGAGGATGACGATGACGAGGGTGGAGAGGTTGAAGATGCTGCGGGTGACACACGACGGAAGCTCGCAAGCAGCAGTGCGGAGACGGGCGGGGGGCAGGATGGGGGACGGATAGCGTCATTTAAACCGAGTGGGATGCACGCAGGGAGTGGAGGGATAGTCCACAAGCAGTGACGTCACCGAAGGAAAAAAGCCtcgattttaaaaaaatcatagctGAATGTTATTTCCAACATGCagtccaaagaaaaaaaatatttattattattatttgtcattattatttaaaaaataataagtaTTGTTTCACGTGAAATGCAGCAATCTCTATCATTGGTTCCATCAACATCCCTAGTAGTAGCAGTAAGAAGTCAGAAATGACCACCAAATAGCAATGTTGACATTATGAATTAcagttaaaattattttacattcaTGTTTAAATTGCAGGGCGGCAGTGCACTGGTGAGCACGTCCagctcacagttcagaggtgcaggGATAGATTCCGACttcggccttcctgtgtggagtttgcatgtcctCCCCTTCACCCCCCTGCATTTCTTCCCAGTACTCTGTTTAAATTACtttaaaagtttaaattaaattgaatgtTTAAATTAATTGTGGTTCAAATTACTTCACAGATTactcaaaaatgtcatttaatctTTATTAAAACACTTGCACTGAGTTGTCGTTGCAGCAACTCGCGTCCTCTCGCGTTTAATACATAAAACAAGTCAAGtctaatttatttattggtaCTTGCCACAATGTAAGCAGGTTCGATTAAGAGACTGTGTTGGGTGGTCTTGTGCAGAACATGACACCagcatttcacaaaattgcaattttattGCCATTCAACTCCCTGACAtgggaataaaaaatattcatatcaTTACACAGCGGCAAGGCAAAATATGTGACAATTTGTGTACGGAAATATTTGCCACTTCCCGTCACCTATGTTAAATTTCGagcttttttatatattactTTAATGGAGGCATTCGGAAGGATGTTGTGCGGGGAATAACATCCAGTCAGCCATGATCCAATCAGAATGTTTATTTCCATCGCCACGTTGGAATGTTGACTTCAAACGACTTTCTCTGCAATTTCGAAGGGACCCAGTGTGACATCACCTCTCCATTCATAAACTGAAAATAGAATCGGTGTATCACATATCAATATCAAACACTTCCAAGTCAAACTGAAATACATACCTTGATCTGATTTCACTGAACGGCTCTTTCTTCCACCCTGTGTACTGCTACTAGTTGAGCTGGTTACGGTCCAAGTAGTGCTTGCGCCACTTTGTCCGGGACCAGTGGGGTTCCAAGTAACAGTTTGTTTGTCTGGTTCGTCTTTGCCTCTTCCAGTCTTTTGCCAGGTGCCCGTTCCAGGGGTTCCTCCACCAATCCTAGTGACAGTAGCCCAGGAAGTGCCTGTGTTGGTACTTCCAGTGAAGCCAGTGGTCCAGGTTTGTTCCCTTGGTTGATTTCCTCCACCGCCACCGTCATTGCCACCGCCACTTCCACTACTTCCGCCGCCACCTGTTTGAGAGCCGCCTCCACGACCGGTGGTCCAGCCGCCTCCTGTTTGAGAGCCGCCTCCACCACCGGTGGTCCAGCCAATGCCTCCTGTTTGAGACTCGCCTCCTGTTTGAGAGCCGCCTCCACGACCAGTGGTCCAGCCGCCTCCTGTTTGAGAGCTGCCTCCACCACCGGTGGTGGTCCAGCCGCCTCCTGTTCGAGAGCCGCCTCCACCACCGGTGGTCCAGCCAATGCCTCCAGTTTGAGAGTCGCCTCCTGTTCGAGAGCCGCCTCCACCACCGGTGGTCCAGCCGCCTCCTGTTCGAGAGCCACCTCCTGTTTCAGAGCCGCCTCCACCACCGGTGGTCCAGCCAATGCCTCCTGTTTGAGAACCGCCTCCACCACCGGTGGTCCAGCCAATGCCTCCAGTTTGAGAGTCGCCTCCTGTTCGAGAGCCGCCTCCACCACCGGTGGTCCAGCCGCCTCCTGTTCGAGAGCCACCTCCTGTTTCAGAGCCGCCTCCACCACCGGTGGTCCAGCCAATGCCTCCTGTTTGAGAACCGCCTCCACCACCGGTGGTCCAGCCAATGCCTCCAGTTTGAGAGTCGCCTCCTGTTCGAGAGCCGCCTCCACCACCGGTGGTCCAGCCGCCTCCTGTTCGAGAGCCACCTCCTGTTTCAGAGCCGCCTCCACCACTGGTGGTCCAGCCAATGCCTCCTGTTTGAGAACCGCCTCCACCACCGGTGGTCCAGTCAATGCCTCCAGTTTGAGAGTCGCCTCCTGTTCGAGAGCCGCCTCCACCACCGGTGGTCCAGCCAATGCCTCCAGTTTGAGAGTCGCCTCCTGTTCGAGAGCCGCCTCCACCACTGGTGGTCCAGCCGGCTCCTGTTTGAGAGCCGCTTCCACCACCGGTGGTCCAGCCAATGCCTCCTGTTTGAGGGTCGCCTCCTGTTTGAGAGCCGCCTCCACCACCGGTGGTCCAGCCGCCTCCTGTTCGAGAGCCACCTCCTGTTTGAGAGCCGCCTCCACCACCGGTGGTCCAGCCAATGCCTCCTGTTTGAGGGTCGCCTCCTGTTTGAGAGCCGCCTCCACCACCGGTGGTCCAGCCGCCTCCTGTTCGAGAGCCACCTCCTGTTTGAGAGCCGCCTCCACCACCGGTGGTCCAGCCAATGCCTCCTGTTTGAGAGCCACCTCCTGTTTGAGAGCCGCCTCCACCACCGGTGGTCCAGCCGCCTCCTGTTTGAGAGCTGCCTCCACCACCGGTGGTCCAGCCAATGCCTCCAGTTTGAGAGTCGCCTCCTGTTCGAGAGCCACCTCCTGTTTCAGAGCCGCCTCCACCACCGGTGGTCCAGCCAATGCCTCCTGTTTGAGAGCCGCCTCCTGTTCGAGAGCCGCCTCCACCACCGGTGGTCCAGCCGCCTCCTGTTCGAGAGCCACCACCTGTTTGAGAGCCGCCTCCACCACCGATGGTCCAGCCAATGCCTCCTGTTTGAGAGTCGCCTCCTCCGCCGAGGTTATTTTGACTGCCCTTATGAAGGTCACCAGGGTTCCAAGGGTTGCCTGGTTGTTGATTTCCACCAAGGGCATTACAGGAGGAGCATGCTGAATCCACGCCACTGGCCTCCCTCCAGCTGCACCAGGAAATAAAAGCAGTCAATGAGTGAGAATAGTatggaaaatatttctttcagTAGTTCCATTCTTCAAGTGAAATTCACACATTTCGCCCTGTTCATTCACAATGAATGATATTATTTCTTTGAAACATAATAATTGTAGTTTACAGCTTCCTAAAATGCGCAATTCACCAtctcatgaaatgaaaatagtcACATTAAACACCCACTATTTGCTGAGTTAAGTTTACTGCCACCATTCTGTACTtctattgctttttttaagttgCGTAACTTGTATCTCAAGACACGACTGTACTGTATCTTTGACACCGCTTACTACTTTCCTGTTAATCAGGACTTTGGTGTCATCTTGTGGCCTTCTAGagtgatacaaaaaaatgggaaTATGGTGAATTGATGAGGTCTTCAGCTTTGAGCTGAGGATTTCCAGGtttccacaaaaaaatatgaatacagTACAGTGAACCCCCACTTTTCAAGGAAACCAGGGAATATTTTATGGattaaattattcatttacctatttgaaattattgttatttattattattgtttatggaatttattaatgtattgtttattaatttattttttattaattattatttacgGAATTGTTGAAACATTTATGAGAAATTTCTACACTAGAAAATTTTAACTATAATTTAACATGACTATAATTTCGATATAATTTAATCTAAATTACGAAAAGGCACCTGTTTGACGGTGTCTTCCTCTCTCATCACTCACCCGTTCTGTATGTGGGAGCAGGCCCTGTGTTCAGGATCAATGTCGTGGCCGTTCGACGTGGCTCTCAAGTGGCAGGTAATGTAAAGCTGTCGGAAGCATCGATGGATGTTTAGTTCCGCCTCTAAAAATCCAGTAGCGCTGTTTTGAAGAGGCGCTAACCATGCCGCTGTCTGCACCCTGGAACCTGAATGCCTCAAACTGGAACTGGAGCATGTTCTCTGTTGTTCGTTGCATGAACCTGGACTCTGCGCCTGTGATCCTCGCGTCAATTAAACACCTGCGTGCAAGCGAAGCTGAGTCAAGAGGAAATTACAGTCCCCTGAGTTCAAGAGGTTAAGGGGTAGGGTTCTTGAATGATGACTGGTATGTTTAATTTGTGTCTTTGGGTTGCAAGTATTATGGTTCCTCACCCCTGTTCAAGGAAGGTATATCTGGGGCTGGAATTCATATCGGGCGAGAGGGTAGCCGTGCAGCTTTCCACAAAAACGCGTAGGGGCACGTGGTGGTACTGCCTGACGGAGGCCTCGATACGGATCATGTCTCCCAGGTAGTACTGGTAACGAGGCCTCTCGTACATCCAGTCGTCTGTGAGGGGTGATCAAATTAGGTCAACGTGTCGAAAGCCGACAGGGTAatggaaaaggaaaacagaTGCGGTACTCACCGGTCCTCAGGGTAAGAGTGAAGTATAAGAACTCCTCTGCAACCCTGACTGCAGAGAATGGTATCCATTGTGGGTCGAGTGGGAGGCTGCTCACGTTGTGGTGCCTGAAGGTTTAAACAGGGGGTCAAAGCTGGGATAGGACTacgacttttgtttgtttaaaaatgaccCATTTTGGAGTTGTTTTGCTGTGTTGCACTTTGTAGTTggttgaaatgtttgtttcttaGATAGAGTTATtgtgcaacaaaatattttcaggaTGATGGTGGCAAAACAGTCGAAGGGTTCTGGGTCCAATTGCTTAGTTGGGTTCTTTCCGGGTAGCCAAACGTCTTTCACGTCCCCCAAAACCATACAgtttatgtttttgaaaacTATGCTTTGTGTAAATATAAGTGTAAAGGCTTGTTTGTCTACGTCTGTCCTGGTTTTACCATACCTCCAACTCACAGTCAGCTGGAGAAACGAAAGCAAAGAGCAACATTTTGGAACATGCCTGAATAAAAGGTGCAATTCTGCACTTCATTATTTACGCTCACATTGAAACACAGTTTTGATTGTTTCCATCTTTCCATCATTCCCCCTGTGAATGATGCCAGGATTTCCccaagaaaataatgtatcACCTTGGGTAGTGACATTCCACAATCACGGCAGCTTCGTTGGTCCTCACAACAGGGGATTCACCCAGCCTTGTGGGGTTATAGTTGAGAGAAAAAGTGTAGATGAGAGCATCATCTGTCGTCTGCAGAAGGGGCACAAAAGTGAGacaatgtaccgtaattttcggactataagtcgctcctgagtataagtcgcccccccacccaaactatgaaaaataaacgcgacttatagtccgaaaattacggtagtattGAAAGGAAGGACGCTTGTTTGGCTTACTCGCGAAATGCTGCCGCAGTCTTGCAGCTCAGGCTGGAATATCAGCACATGGGCTTGAGTGTCCTCAGCCACTGGGCCACAAGGACCCAGCGTCAGGTCAGAGGGCTTGATGAACTGGCCTATTCCAAAAAAGTCCAACTGGACCTCCACGCGCGCTTGCCTCTCTCCGCACTCCACTGATACGGTTGCTGCAGGGACGGGGTGCCTGAGCTCGAAATCGGGCACAGGCGCGACCGGATTCGTGGGCCCTTCAGGGTAGCTCCAGGTGAGCGGCCTCTCAAGTACATGCTTGGCCTGTTGCTGATCATGGGGCACCTGATATCCGACGCAGACGCTGCCGAGCAGGGCCAGTGCCGCAAGGCACGCAGCGGTGTGCTTCATTCTCATGGACCCACAGCAAACAGTGATCCCCACCAGATGCTGTAAGGACAAGAGGCGCGCTTTCCTGTTTTTATAAGCACGCCTTGTATTTGCCTCCCATGACAGCAGATAACGGAGGGTGTCAGCCAATCCAGCTGCGTGGCGCTGCGTTTCGATTGTGATGCTGATCTCTGCTTGGCTTGGAATTGAAATCGTGCCAGTCAGTTGCATAACGCTAGAAAGTGGTCGTAGACAAATCTTGACAAATGATTAAACCAGAACCCAAAGTAGTAATGGGTATGAATAATAATGTACTGAGAAGATGGCGGTCACCAAAAGGTTATGTTGACAGTGGGTTAGGGCCACCTGCCCTCCACAGAACATGCCACACACTGCCTTTTGCCAAAGTACATTTGTGCCAATCGATGTTGAACTCCAGCCCTATAAAGTAAACCCATGAAAGTTAGAAAATGAGAACATCCAAACAGCTTCCCATGTCGTCAGTTTGACATAAAAAGGAAGCACCGTAACAGCGAGAGATCAATTTGGAATTCATTAGCTTTCAGtatcagttttatttttctaaagaaATGTTCAGCAGCACTAGtaatataaaatgaatatttggTGCAACACTTGATCAGTgtgcctagtggtagagtgtccgccctgagactggaaggttgtgggttcaaaccccggccgggtcataccaaagactataaaaatgggacccattgcctccctgcttggcactcagcgttaagggttggaattggggagttagatcgccaaatgattcccgagcgcggcaccgctgctgctcactgctcccctctcccccatcCCCAAtgacacggggatgggttcaatgcagaggacaaatttcaccacacccagatgtgtgtgtgacgatcattgggattttaactttaactttaacaacTGTATTTGTATATTACAATTACAAGGAAAACATTCAGTACAGGAAATACGTAGTGTTACAGTACTCAAATGAGCAGCTTGGATGCTTTGATTTGAAGGAGTCTTTCTTGGAAGAAATCCAGGGTATAAGATTCACCCTTTTAAGACACTATTTAAATTACGTTGATTGGAGAGAGGCCTCAAACAAGCCAATGATAGTGTTTGGGTGGAATTACCCTTTTTAAAGCACACCCACAGCCCTTGTGTGGACAATTGCCCGACAACGGACGGATGGAATGATTGCCAAGTCAGCTGAATTGCATAACTAGTGAATGCTTttgacaacaaataaaaactagCCAAACAGCATTCATACCAAAGTGGGGCATCTAGTGATCGCAGTTATGTCAAAGTGTGATTGAATTCGGAAATATTGTACTCCACAATTCCATCTGTGGCACAATGGGCTTGGAGATAagagtgtttattttgtcaaagCTTGGTGAACGCAGATAGCGTGACCCTTGCAGTCACCGGTCATCCAGACCTGCCGAAGGTTTATATTATGTAATTTCTCAAAAACATGATGGCATTGGATTTATATGTTGAGTGATTGTCCAGGGGGTCGACGCCAAGTGTCATATATTCATGTCTACTAACGATTgtgtcgatttttttcaacctaaATTCAGCATCGTTTGGCTCTCGTTGTGCTATGATGTCAACATGACCCACGCCTTATAAAATCATCCAGTGCGTGCGCGCTGCAACACTAAATGGCCATGAAGTTTGTCGGTCCCCTCGCACTCGACCTGCTGCTGTTCTGTGTAGCCGTGGCTCAAAAGTCCACCATGCAGTGGCCTCAGGTACCCTCCAAACTAGGGGCCTCAGACTTATTTTGTGAGGTGGAGCCACACCAAAAGATACGATGTGGGCCTGTCGGTATCTCGTCTACTGAGCGTAAAGCCATCAACTGCTGCTATGATTCAAACATGCGCTACTACGGCAGACATGGTAGGTCAAATCTCTTCTGTCTGGACTTCCGTTTCCTTGCTAAGTTGCTGTTAATTGCTTTTTCCATGGTTCTATATTTGGCAATTTACCCATTTGCAGATTTTATTGGGGAAAACTTTTGTGGTTTTTGTTATTTGGTTATCTGGTGTCATTGTGGAATGATAGAAGTTGGTGGTCAGTTGAAAGATTATAAACACTATCTTGAGATCTGTAGGACCCGAATTACTAGTTTTTCAGAATTCGAGCTGATTTGAGTATGTGCTTCTCTTCTCCCCATGCACTCACTGGTTACAAGTCCGTCATCAGACTCCATTTGTAAATCACCGACAGGGACAATTAATGATTTTTAAGAGGACTTAATATGGAAATGACTTTTCCATGGCCTGTATCCAAATAGTTGGGTCTCTTGATTAATCTCGATTAATGgtacacaatacacacatCGACACAAGCAGACTTGGAGAGAAGCAACTACTTTAGCTAGAATGACGTATGCTTTGCTATGATATAAACAAAGTGACCAGCTAAACGTTCAGGCACTTTTTACGACTTTATTTCCAGGCCTTTCTACTGGAATACACCAGAAAGTCCACAACAAGATCTCATCAACATCTCGCAATTTCTTGGTCGTATTTTGAGATTATCATGGTTATCCATCCCGACTTGTCGCGTCAGGTGACGTTTGTCGTCTCTGACGATTGGTGATGACGTCAGATATGTGTCACCACTCGTCGgggaaacattttcaaacactCCGCCTTCAAATTTGATGACAAGGGTGACGCGTTTGAACGATGGCGAGGTGACAGAATGAGACACCTGaattttgagttttgtttttagttacGTATGCATTCATGAAGTCAAGCAGGGCTCTGGGATTTCTGCTGTGTAGATGTGGTATTttattcttaatttttttaagacaACATGTTTGAACCCCTCGAGACTCTGCTGAAATATGAGACTCCAGTTTTAATCAGTAAAACTACAGATAAAAAGAGTACGAAGGTAAGTTTGGCAACGCTAGTTCACGCTAACATTCAATAAATTAGAGGTCGGAAATACTTTCATTAGTGCTCTCAATGAGCAAGACATAAATATCATCGTTGAATAATCACATTTTGAATAATCACATTTCAGATGACTGGTGGTTTCTGccatcaaacaaacaacaataagatatataattaatatatttatttattgacagCGCAGCATCCAAGTGgagcacatctgcctcacagccGACAgattctgggtttgaatctgtGATTAGGTTTTCTCTGAGTACTCCGCTTTCTTCCCACGTTCCAAAATCATGCATGATAGCTTCATTGtacaggattaaaaaaaatatattcaactgaatatatttcatgttttaaagGTTGCcaatttcatttgtatttagttGCGCAATTTGTTTATCACTTCAGGGAGTCTTTGTACCTCATTTTGTGACTCACTGAGCACCTGTCACATCGAATGATTTTTAGAAAGTGCTATACATAAAACTGTTCGTGTAAAcatgacaattaaaaaatgtcaagacaGCActcaaagaaacacaaaatttCCAGGTATTGTAATGTGATATTTTTTACAGGGGGGCCGTCCTTTTAAAGTCAGCAACCAAGCGCATGCCGACTCCCCGGTGCCTCCACCCCCTAAAGTTAAATCCTCTGCAGCTGAAGCCCCAAGGCAACAAAATGATGACATACTTAACCTCATCTTTCCACCCAGGTATACCCGCCCCCTTCCCTGCTTTCCATGTCGTGTCACTTGACTAATTCAGCCTTCCTTAATCTTTCATTGTTTTATCATGCCAGGGAATGGCTGGAGGGAAACCAGCTGTGGGTGCAGCAAGTGTCCAGCGCGCCGTGCACCAGAGCGGACGTGGTGAACCTCGAGGAGCTCCTGGACAGGAAACTGCAGCAACGAAGGGCCATAGAGACGGGAATATGCCCTGTTCGAAGAGAGCTCTATACCCAGTGCTTCGGTAAGGAGGCTCTGCAATCCGGAAGATAAGAACCC is part of the Syngnathus acus chromosome 6, fSynAcu1.2, whole genome shotgun sequence genome and encodes:
- the LOC119124314 gene encoding uncharacterized transmembrane protein DDB_G0289901-like isoform X31, whose translation is MRMKHTAACLAALALLGSVCVGYQVPHDQQQAKHVLERPLTWSYPEGPTNPVAPVPDFELRHPVPAATVSVECGERQARVEVQLDFFGIGQFIKPSDLTLGPCGPVAEDTQAHVLIFQPELQDCGSISRTTDDALIYTFSLNYNPTRLGESPVVRTNEAAVIVECHYPRHHNVSSLPLDPQWIPFSAVRVAEEFLYFTLTLRTDDWMYERPRYQYYLGDMIRIEASVRQYHHVPLRVFVESCTATLSPDMNSSPRYTFLEQGCLIDARITGAESRFMQRTTENMLQFQFEAFRFQGADSGMLYITCHLRATSNGHDIDPEHRACSHIQNGWREASGVDSACSSCNALGGNQQPGNPWNPGDLHKGSQNNLGGGGDSQTGGIGWTIGGGGGSQTGGGSRTGGGSQTGGIGWTTGGGGGSETGGGSRTGGDSQTGGIGWTTGGGGGSQTGGIGWTTGGGGGSQTGGGWTTGGGGGSQTGGGSRTGGDSQTGGIGWTTGGGGGSRTGGDSQTGGIDWTTGGGGGSETGGGSRTGGGWTTGGGGGSRTGGDSQTGGIGWTTGGGGGSQTGGIGWTTGGGGGSETGGGSRTGGGWTTGGGGGSRTGGDSQTGGIGWTTGGGGGSQTGGIGWTTGGGGGSETGGGSRTGGGWTTGGGGGSRTGGDSQTGGIGWTTGGGGGSRTGGGSQTGGESQTGGIGWTTGGGGGSQTGGGWTTGRGGGSQTGGGGSSGSGGGNDGGGGGNQPREQTWTTGFTGSTNTGTSWATVTRIGGGTPGTGTWQKTGRGKDEPDKQTVTWNPTGPGQSGASTTWTVTSSTSSSTQGGRKSRSVKSDQVYEWRGDVTLGPFEIAEKVV
- the LOC119124314 gene encoding fibroin heavy chain-like isoform X6 → MRMKHTAACLAALALLGSVCVGYQVPHDQQQAKHVLERPLTWSYPEGPTNPVAPVPDFELRHPVPAATVSVECGERQARVEVQLDFFGIGQFIKPSDLTLGPCGPVAEDTQAHVLIFQPELQDCGSISRTTDDALIYTFSLNYNPTRLGESPVVRTNEAAVIVECHYPRHHNVSSLPLDPQWIPFSAVRVAEEFLYFTLTLRTDDWMYERPRYQYYLGDMIRIEASVRQYHHVPLRVFVESCTATLSPDMNSSPRYTFLEQGCLIDARITGAESRFMQRTTENMLQFQFEAFRFQGADSGMLYITCHLRATSNGHDIDPEHRACSHIQNGWREASGVDSACSSCNALGGNQQPGNPWNPGDLHKGSQNNLGGGGDSQTGGIGWTIGGGGGSQTGGGSRTGGGSQTGGIGWTTGGGGGSETGGGSRTGGDSQTGGGWTTGGGGGSQTGGGSQTGGIGWTTGGGGGSQTGGGSQTGGDPQTGGIGWTTGGGGGSQTGGGSRTGGGWTTGGGGGSQTGGGSRTGGDSQTGGIGWTTGGGGGSRTGGDSQTGGIDWTTGGGGGSETGGGSRTGGGWTTGGGGGSRTGGDSQTGGIGWTTGGGGGSQTGGIGWTTGGGGGSETGGGSRTGGGWTTGGGGGSRTGGDSQTGGIGWTTGGGGGSQTGGIGWTTGGGGGSETGGGSRTGGGWTTGGGGGSRTGGDSQTGGIGWTTGGGGGSRTGGGSQTGGESQTGGIGWTTGGGGGSQTGGGWTTGRGGGSQTGGGGSSGSGGGNDGGGGGNQPREQTWTTGFTGSTNTGTSWATVTRIGGGTPGTGTWQKTGRGKDEPDKQTVTWNPTGPGQSGASTTWTVTSSTSSSTQGGRKSRSVKSDQVYEWRGDVTLGPFEIAEKVV